The sequence ACTGCACTTTCTCCTCTGCAGCAGTTGTGCCTCCAGACCCACCGGAGTCTAATTCAGGTTACCTGTGTCTCTTATCTTCTCAGATGACCTTTGAAGGGAGAAGATAAAGAACACAAATTGTGTGGGAGGTTGTAGATGTGGTTTGTGATATTATGTTCTTGTAAAGAAAGttatgaagggaaaaaaaacagcttcaaCCCCCACGCTGGTCCTGTTTGAGAGGTGTCACTCTTTCAAGGATTGGGGTTTGCACACACTGCAGAAATGCAATGCAGCACCTTGGCAAGCCTCATGATGTTAGATGAATGTCAACAAATATCAAATTACATAAAGTCCTTTACCAGACTGTCAGTTGATATGGAATGAAAGGCTCCCTGAAGCAATGACTGTTTGGTAGAAAAACAATCTAATGATTATATTCATATAAATTCTCCAACATTCACAATGTAATATTTTATGTAATACACCTTGTGGTTTTTCAATGTCTTAATTGACTTTACTTGTAGACTATGCTGATAATGTTGCAAAGTGGAATGGTGgaaaaaatatacagaataattaATGTTAGAGAAActttaaatttgatttttcTCAGAACATTGTGTAAGAAATATTGTGGACTTGGGACACAGTACAAAACATTGCGGACTTGCTATCACAGCTCTGATTAGGATTTCAGATGATGTGAAATCTTCCTTGTTGATTTATGCTGCCCTCTTCTGTTCAGTCTGTGCAACTGAACAATGACCAAGTCTGGAGAGTCTGAGCTTTGCCTCCAGCCAGACCATCACAAGCCCGGGGTCTGGACATATAAAACTTATATTTGAAGTTGgaaatttgttcattttcacaagTGTTTACTTTGTAGTGCTACTGTGCCATGGGAGAATGCAGTGATGAAGGAGTAGCCAGTGGCTTTGGATAAAAAGAAAGGAAACCAATTGGGGTCCAAAGTGTGGAAATCTACATCTTGAAGATATGAGTTTATGCATCATAAAATGGCATAGCTATGGTAGTAttattgttttaattcattattaaaacatttctttctcttcatgtATTTAGCaatttttggtttatttgtttgttggcatatgtatctatgtgtgtatgtgtgtatgtatgtatgtatgtaagcatgcatgtgtatttctctatccctctttctttcatttatatATGCatttactcattcattcattcattcattagctGATTTATCTATTTAATCATTCATAAAGGAACACAGTTCATAGTGATTCAGGCTGCCAAAGCATTTCAGTGTGGCCAACATGTGACAGCGACACTGTATGACTGAACGGGTGTGTTTGATGTGCTGGAGCTACAGTAAATCAATCCGTGAGCTGATTCATTCAGCACATGGGAAGTGTGTCTGATGTGAGATCAATGCCGGATGTGACAGCAGTACAGTGAGCActgatgtttttttatgttgcatTCTTCTTTCTTCCATGGCTGTCCTGTGAAGAAGTGAATATAATGCTAAGCTAAAATCTTTAAACCAAAATACATGAATGAAAACATTCCCAGAAGGCACTTGGAGAGCGGCAGGGAGAAACAGCAGAGGCCTGAGTCCCCCTTTGGACCCTTTCTGGACGCCTGCCTGGTGACATTAGGTTGGAAGGCTCTTCTTTTATTAGCTTCCCTGCCAAATAGCAAAGCAGCATTCCTCGATTGTCCCCCAGGGGTCACAGGAAAGGCACACAAAAAGTGTGCcagatataaaataaaaacaggattacataagaataaaacaggaaaaaaatgtctCCTGCCTTAATGTGTACTGCTGATTTTGTAAATTGAGACTACATACTGTAACAAGATGATCAACAAGATGATCAAAAACAATCAGACAAATGACAATGTCACAATTTCACATTGACAGAAGTGTATTTTATGCATTACAGTGCCTGGGGCCTGGCCTTTGCCAATGGGGATCGAGGGGATTGACCAGAACTTGGAGTCACGTGGACGGTTATTGACAGTTACTGTCGTGTCAATGACTGTGCTCTTTCTAACTCTTCCCTAACCTATCACGATCTCTGACATTACTGTACCCTAGGCAATGCTGATTCACAAGGGCGACAATCAATCGATTGAGGATAGCAAGAGTTAGAAACTATGACAATACCCAGGGTAGGAGAGGATATGACTAGGGATGCTCATTTGGCTGccatttttatgacattttcaaattctggCTAGTAGGGCCAATTTTCTAATAGCTGAGACCCAGATAGAGGCCAGCAGGctaacaaaaatgtatttccttGCTCATGGCATATTATGCTTTTCTCAGGAGTCCTTTCAGTTCACATTCCTTCACAAAGTCATGATGGACTCTGGCCAGCTTCATGGTcagctgacccccccccccccctcccaaaactCACAGGGATCAATGATAATTTACATTGTACACCAAACCTGTTCACTATCGCATCAgaactaaacaaacaaaaaaataaatggctaATGGAATCAAAGATGAAAGTTGCATATTTTTGCTgcatttctttcctttccttttcagtggttctcaacatggggtccggggaccaccaggggtccttgagggggttccagttAAACTTAAAGAacttaacacaattagagaatgtaaaaTAATTACTATTTTGATAATAGTTTTACTGTTATCTCTCaacctacaacacagatagtcatggaattctggataacaaatattctcagatttgggtccaagagacaaaatctcatcaaatgggggtctgtggccctaatgtgggctaaattagggtccttgatatgaaaaaggttgagaatcactgctgtagtcTGTCTGGCAGATCTAGACATTGTATTTCTATACGTTACGTCATCATCCCTTGTTTTCCCCAAGTGACATCATCAACCTTCGCCAAGAAGGCATGGCGACTCCACTGGCGAGTGTGCGATGCTAATAGATTTATGTGGGCTTTTCAACATTTAGTGCTATTTTTTAAGATCCACGTGAGACTAAACTGGATCAACCTTTATGTTTCGGGACtaccattcacatttttttctctgtcagctAACTCTTAGCTACTAGTGAACCAGTCCAGCAAAATGCAGCCTGTGAAGGTCGGCTACCTGGCTTTGGTTGCGTCGAGGACTCTCTACTCAAATACTATCCACTGTCCTGAGCGTGTCAAAGTGTTGGCCTGTGGTCATGTCCGGTGCTCCGTCAGTCAGACTCGTCCTTGTCAAACGTCAGCCACGCCAGAAGAGCCTGTAGTCATTCGCGTTCCTCGACATCTGCAGAAGCGCGTCGAAAACGTGAAGCAGATGcgaggcaaaaacaaaatcaccacCGTCAAGGCGGGCAGGCTCCTGATCCAGAGCAAGAACCCTCAGCTGAACCAGTCTGCGGGGTACGTACATGGCAAGTTTGAGCAGCCCCTTCTCGCCTCTAAAGGATGGAAGCACAACAAATCATTTGGTGACTATTTCACCATTAACAACACCAAGACTGTTGCACCTTTTGTCactgaaaaccagcaggagGAAGATGACAAAGAGAGGAAACCGGTGACCTTTAGTAACCTCCGCATCTGCAAGGAGCTGGTGGAGGCTTTGAGCAATGCCAACATCACTCATCCCACCACAGTGCAGCTGCAGACCATCCCCAAAGTCCTGAAAGGTCACAACATTCTCTGTGCCGCGGAGACGGGCAGCGGCAAAACGCTGAGTTACCTTCTGCCCATTGTTCACAGACTGCAGGCTGAAAAGGCGTCGGAGGTCGACCTGGACACCGCAGACAAGATTCGCTCTGTGGTTCTTGTGCCTTCCAGGGAGCTCGCTGACCAGGTGGCGGCTGCGTCCAGGACCCTGTGCGCCCCGTTTGGCATGCTGACGAGGATTGTGGGTGGCGGGCGAGGTGTAGGCCACATCAGGACGGTCTTCAAGAAGGGCCCTCCAGATATTTTGGTGGCCACCCCCGGCGCTCTGGTCAAGGCTCTGCGGAGACGCTACCTGGACCTGAGTGAGCTGAGCTTCATGGTGGTGGACGAGGCCGACACCATGTTCGACCCCAGCTTTTCCGACATGCTGGAGAGCATCCTGCTCCAGATACACATTGCCAGCGGGCCCTCGGAGACA is a genomic window of Centroberyx gerrardi isolate f3 chromosome 1, fCenGer3.hap1.cur.20231027, whole genome shotgun sequence containing:
- the ddx28 gene encoding putative ATP-dependent RNA helicase DDX28 yields the protein MQPVKVGYLALVASRTLYSNTIHCPERVKVLACGHVRCSVSQTRPCQTSATPEEPVVIRVPRHLQKRVENVKQMRGKNKITTVKAGRLLIQSKNPQLNQSAGYVHGKFEQPLLASKGWKHNKSFGDYFTINNTKTVAPFVTENQQEEDDKERKPVTFSNLRICKELVEALSNANITHPTTVQLQTIPKVLKGHNILCAAETGSGKTLSYLLPIVHRLQAEKASEVDLDTADKIRSVVLVPSRELADQVAAASRTLCAPFGMLTRIVGGGRGVGHIRTVFKKGPPDILVATPGALVKALRRRYLDLSELSFMVVDEADTMFDPSFSDMLESILLQIHIASGPSETRGLGRKAQLLVVGATFPGGVGEVLGQVTDLGSMVTIKSKMLHFLMPHVKQTFLKVRGADKVLELHQAVKLLQQEKGGGGVLVFCNKAPTVNWLGYSLEEMGVRHVRLQGEMPAAVRAGIFRNFQKGKEDVLISTDIASRGLDTSWVRLVVNYDFPESHTDYIHRAGRVGRAGSVEDGEVLSFVTHPWDVERVQKIETAARRRTCLPGMESAIQEPKPRVPEPEE